The Quercus lobata isolate SW786 chromosome 4, ValleyOak3.0 Primary Assembly, whole genome shotgun sequence genome segment AGATTCTATGTTTGTAAAAGCTCCTTTTTTCAAAGTGGATTATAAATGTAAACCAAACTTAATAACATTATACAACAAATGATGTGCAGATATAATACATTAAAGCTAACATTATTattgtcgtgggcttgggaacctatGTACAGAGAAGGATCTTGGTGTTTTAGTCTGAGCAAAAGATCCCTTTGTCTTGTTCTTAGTTGAAATTTgggtgtaaaataaaaataaaaataaaaataaaaaaagaagaagaagaagaagaagaagagagagagaaagagagagacttattttttgttgaaatgaATAATAGAGGTGGAGGTTAGGTTTATGCAAGAAGAATTCAATTGTTCTTGATGTtgataatttctcaaaaaaatcaCATTGATGCTATTGTCGAAGAAAGGATGGAGGAAGCATGGAGGTTGACCGTTTTTTATGGGGAACCTATGACCCACAAGAGTTTTGATTCGTGGAGTTTACTTCACCAACTCATCAACCAGATGTCTCTCCCTTGGATTTGTACTAGGGATTTCAACGAATTACtcaaaagttctaaaaaattgAGAGGTAGTATGAGAGGACAGTCTCAAATGTAGTTATTTAGAGATGTCATTAATGAGTGTGGATTCCTGGAGTTGGGTTTTATACGCCCCCAGTTTACTTGGCAAAAGCACTTTGCAAATGGTCATTCTATATGGAAAGATTGGATTGGGCCTTTGCTAATAATGATTGGTTTCTCAGATTCACTAGAACTAGGGAGCATCATCTCAATGCTAACTCTTCTAATCATTGTCCACTTTGGATAATACCAAACGGGTTAGACCATCCCTGTATTTCTAAACCATTTAGATTTGAGGAGATGTGGCTCTCCGACAAGGGCTGTACAAAGACTGTGAAAGCCGTTTGGTTGTCGCATGACTGTCTTGATCCTTCTAAGCGAGCTGTCCAACTAAAGGTTGAGCAGGTGGAGctgaaaattttttgggaaTGTTAGACGAAAGGTGGAGACAAATAGGAAACAGCTTACTGAGGCCGAGAAGGAAGCTCAACGCCTTGGTATTAAATTTCAGGTCCGAGAATTAAAGATTGAACTTACTGACCTTCTGGATAAGGACACGCAGATGTGGTCTCAATGTTCCAAATCCTTATGGGTTACCCATGGAGATTAAAATTCTATGTATTTCCAAAGCCGACCATCTCCAAAATCTATGATTCATTAGGCCAATGGTGCTTGAATTCCATAGATGTGGCAGCAGTTGTCctaaactattatttaaatCTTTTCTGCTTAGAACCAATTCGACAACCTAAAGAAATAGTCAGCTCTATCCATGGTATCATTACTGCAGAAATGAATGACCAACTCTCAACACAATTCTTGGCTTGGGAGgttcaaaaagaaattaatcaAATGGCCCCTCTTAAAGCCCCAGGTCTAGATGATATGCCCCCTATCTTTTTCCATATTTAATGGAATTTAATTGGGAATGATGTCACTCAGTCTATTCTTCAATTCCTAAACACTGCTTCTCTGCCTCCACATCTTAAccatatttttgttaatttaattcTTAAGGTTAAATGCCCTAAATCTGTTTTTGAATACCGATGCCATCAATTTATGTAATGTGTTGTATAAAATCTTTTTGAAGGTTTTAACTAATAGGCTCAAAATAATTATGCCTAAAATCGTTACAGAGCACCAGAGTGCTTTCACAAAAAGCAGACTTATCTCTGATAATATTTTAGttgcttttgaatttttacATAGTATGCAGAACCACAGTGGGAAAGATGACTTTATGGCTATTAAACTAAACATGAACAAAACCTGTGAGAGTGGATTGGGTATATTTGAAAGTAGTGATGAGGAAATTGGGGTTTTGTGGCCAATGGATCAAATTAATGATGCTTTGTGTTACTACAGTCACCTACTCAATTCTTATAAATGGTTAATCTAAGGGTATGATCCATCCCTCTTCAAGTATCTGCCAAGGAGACCCATTCACCCCTTTCCTATTTCTCTTGTGTACTAAAGGTCTACATGGACTTATTTCCCAAGCTGCTGCAACAAGGGATATTCGAGGTTATTCTTTATGCAAGAATGGTCCACGGCtaactcattttctttttgcaaaTGACACCCTTCTTTTTTTGCAGAGCCACTAAGTATTAGTGTCCAAAAATGTGATCAAGACCTTGAGTTTATTGGCCAAGACCTTTTAATTTATAAGATCAATTTATAGATAACGTTACACAGAACTGAAAGGCCTCTGAATTCCTTAATCACTTGTAGAATTTTCACCTTAGGAATTTCAATGATATACGTATGATTAATGGATGATAGCAATCTTCCCAAATTTAAGCATGACTACATAAACATCATTGCCAATTAAATTTGAATAactttgataaataaaaataaaataaaatgaaagaggaGGCATGCATGTATAATGTCTGAGCCTAGGACTTTAAGTGGAGCTATCTGTTTTAGAGCAACCTCCATCTCATATGAAGGAACTCACTGATTAAGTATACGTTGATCTCTGCTGTCATTTCACAGTTTACTCCCTGTATAGCTTGGTTGAAATTGCTTAGGTTAGACACCTCAAAGAATCATTGGTAAATGGTAATAGTCCAATAGAAAACCAAAAATGATATCACCATTCCTCAACCCTAATATAGAATTATGCCATTGGCGTCCAGTAGCTtaactttgaaatttaaaaatatcgcATATTATATATGGTCAAACCCTTGAAGCCACAAAAATCTCgctagtttaaaattatgccatttttttccttctccaaTAAAAGGTGTTCGTGTCTTAAAATTCCCATTGTCTCATAATCTCCACCACTCAATACATGCCTATTGAAGAAGAATAgtcttcctttccttttactCCATAGTTGCAATCTTTTTCGGCATACCTTCACCTTCTCTTTCAATTGGAAAATAGCGCATGCATGCCATCAGTATTATGCTCGCATTCATGCTGACTTTACAGTTTCCTCACACCCATGCATGATCCAACATCGACCCACATATTTCCTCAGCACTCACCACCCCTCCCTTGTCTCGTGACTATTGAAATCTCAACCGACATCTTAGTCTCTCAAACCGGCTTTCATCCAGCCATGTTAATCAATTAGGAACACAACAATTAGGGGTGTAGCCAGGAATGATTACTTGAAGGGGCCGGGTTGTAACAGAGatatactaaatataattcttaagtctattggatacaaaattatcaactttcatATATCATCATAAATTTGAACATTAATAAACATGAAAAACTGTCTAGTTCAATGTAGACATACAAAAAAGAACATTCACATCAAATCACACCTGGCGATgatttttcatggaataaaattcatccattatcatctCTACAGTGAAATTCCCTTCAATTTCCTTCTCTATATAAACTATCATATTATCTGCCAAAAGCTCATCCTCCATTCTATTGCGAAGTCTTGTTTTTAACAACTTCATAGCTGAGAAAGCTCGTTTTGTAGTTGCTGTAAAAACTAGAAGGGTCAACACAAGATGAATAAGTCTATCaatcaaaaaatagattttagacttttctgaaatttttaatcCCCTACATAGCTCGGAAATTGTACTCATATTCTGAAAATCTGGATGTTTTATCACATCAAGCTCATAATGTTACAATTGAGACTCCAAAAGTTCTTGTTCATGTATAGTGAAATCTTGAGGATAATATTTCTTAACCAAATTGCATATATCAACAATTTTGAATAATCTAAAAGCATTCTTGGGATTTAAAGCTGAACTAAGAATGACAAGTTCCGTTGTTAGCTCACAAAATCTACTTTTCAATTCTTGCAATTGAAAGTCTATTGCAACTGTAAATATGCCAATTCTAAAATGATGTTCCATTGTTAAATCTTCATCTTGACGACGATATCTACCTTGACTTTTATTGTAACAAGCATTCATATcagaaatatcaatttcatgTTGCTCACAAAATGATATAACACTATCAAGTAAAGGCTCCCATCCATCATCTCTCAACTTTTGAATAAGTGATTTTGTAGTTGAAactaaatgcatgacatttaaaAGATCTTGAGAATGTTGTTACAAAGCTTGACAAAGAACATTAGTAATTctcattatctctttcatcaaatgcaagattaaaataaattcaaatgatgTTAATACCTAATAAGCTCCCTCGACATCACCGTGTTGTTTATAGTTAGCCCCTTCCTCAGAGATAGTGTTGATAACTTTGCAAGTAGCGTTAAACATTTTAATcaaactacaaatagattgaaaatgagATCCCCACCTAGTATCTCCAGCTCGTTGCAAAGTACCACTGGTTTGCACCTCTTCCAGTCTCAATTTCATTAGAAGCAATCATATTCTCAACTTGTTCTGCTTGAGCATGTTGCAATTCATCATTATGCTTACTAAAACCAACAACAATATTGATAATATTAACCAAATGATCAAAGAACTGATGAACATCTTTTACTTCTCTAGATGCTGTAACTAGAGTTAATTGCAACCTATGAGCTatacaatgtacaaaaaaagCATATGGGCAGTCTTTAAGAAAAAGAGCTTGTAATCCATTCCATTCACCACGCATGTTACTAGCCCCATCATATCCTTGACCTTGAATATTTTCAATGTGGAGGTTGTAATGAGAAAGGACAGCACATATCTCATTCTTTAAAGTCAATGTAGTAGTGTCTCTAACATGCACAACATGAAAGAAACGCTCTTTAATGAAACCTTCTTTATCAACAAACCTCAAAATGATGGCCATTTGCTCTCTCTTCGACTCATCCCAGGCTTCATCAAcaagaatgcaaaattttgcatCCCCAATTTCTTTACAAATAGCATTTCGCACATTACTAGCAAGAATATGCAAAATCTCCTTTTGAATTGTGGGTGATGTATATTTGGCATTTCCTGGAGCATTTTCCAAGACAACACTAGCTACTTTGTCATTGAAAGTTGATGTGAATTTtatcaattcaataaaattacctCTATTTTTTGAATCAAGGCTTTTATCATGACCTCTAAAAGCACAAGTTTGGAATGCTAGCCATCGACCACACTCTATTGAGGTTTTGAGCCGCAACCGATTATTCTCTAATTCTTTTGACATTTGTTTCTCAATTAGCTCGTCAATATGTCGTGAATAATTCTTTAAATCCTCGCAACATTTCACAGTAATTTTATGTAGGGAGTTTGGATCTTTCCTTTCGTGACGAATTAAAGGACAATTCATTCCATCTTTCACCATTTTCCAATTATTAAAACTTGTTGAAATGAATGCATCTGATCTGGGACGACCTATTGGTTTCTTACTAAAAAGGTAGCAAGGTAAACAATATATCGCATCCATTGAAGGTGAGTATTCCAACCAATCCCTATGTAATTCAAACCATGAAGGTTGAAATTGACGACGATGAGTATCATCATTGTATGGATAGTCTATATTTTTAAGTTGATATGGACCTTCTTTGAGATAAGCCCGTTGGATTTCATCTTATTTGTTGataggaaattcacatatttgtttacgtgatcctagatcacgatctatctcttcaaattgaattcttgaacattttGAGGGGTGTTCATCAAGCATTAaagtatcaacatttgtttctacagcCACAGATGtcctaatttctgaattgctaacatcttttttcttaaagaatgcatcaaatgtttttcatttgctcataattcttttagctttaagaacatgactcaaaaattaacctgaaaataattttaaaaaataaaattttaatagaaatttttacttagttatatggatgttattcatactcaagaaaaaaaaaaattccactataatttaaacagtcaacccatcaatcatcatcatccctattattaaaattttcttgtattttaattttttttaatacaaatttaattaataataacccctcaaacaaaaacaaaaattaaacacacaagTATTTGTAcacaacataaaccaaacaatttaacaactCTCACAGTCACATGATATCTAACTAATCAAAAATAggtaataaatcaaaataattttacctTATAAACTTTGTCTTCACAGAATCACAAAGTGCAAAAATGGGTGGGCCGTGTGGCAATGCTTATTGCCTACAACTGTAGATATTCTTCCCTTCAAGTCTCATCAGTCATCACAAACAATCTCCTTATCTCCATCCCCATGCCTTCAATcatatatttctctaaaaatctatgaaaatataaaagcatgtgaatatttaggtgtagatagttgagaaaatcaaaaaaagacACTGAAAATAGATGAAGGTCTAGTGCttaaataagagaagaaaactcaccAGGCAGTCACCAAGTTCCAAATCCTAAAATTTGACAATGAAATATGTTGAATGATTTGTTTTAGAAAgcaggaagaaagaaaaaattggttaggattttttttttttttttttccggacTGGAGCTATTGAGTTTCTTTTGGGGGCTGGTAGGCAGTACCAGTGGGAAGTGTATGTATCACagaagacaaagaaaagaaaagaataagaagtaaaGTGGGAAGTGTATCAcagaagtcaaagaaaagaaaagaataagggAATCTGTGGGGTGGGTTTTTGAGATGGAGAAAGTAAAGTTTTGTTGttatgtgtttggattttagtATTTAAATGTTACTGGGCCAACTTTGTGTtttatttggaataggagagacCTAAAACTAAAGGTGGGAGCCTGGGAGAATAAAGGCCTAAAACTAAAGCTGGGAGTGTGAGAAATAGTGGGGatattttttggggggggggggggcggagCAGATGTCCAACTATTGGGGGGCCCAActattggactttttttttttgcaggggccACGGCCCCCTAAGGAACAACGTGGCTCCACCCCTAGTGGGGACCGTGGAGTTGGTTTTTGAGATAGAGAAAGTGAAGTTTTGTTGTTACGTGTTTGgattttagtatttaaatattAGTGGGCCAACTTTGTGTTTTATTTGGAGTATGAGAGGCCTAAAACTAAAGGTGGGAGCCTGGGAGAATAAAGGCCTAAAACTAAAGCTGGGAGTGGGAGAAATAGTGGGGACATGGGGGAGGGGGGGCCAATCAATTTTCATACCTACTCtgttggactttttttttgcaggggccACGGCCCCCCTAAGGGACAACGTGGCTCCGCCCCTGACAACAACATGCAGTGGGTCTTTATTTTCTCACTATAAACATGAGTTTCCAAACTATTCACAGTTCCCAAACTAGCCTATGACAGTTCTAAACTATGCAACTCATTGTTCTCAATGTGTGGCTGGAAACCAGCCTTCTTCTTGGACGGAAGATCTTATCGTGCAACTGCTTGCTTCTTCCACACCAGTCCCTCTCCACCTCTCCCTCAGCTTCCTGGGAAGCTCTGCGTTCACGGAGGCTGATTCTGGGCTTGTACTGTACGGACCAGCTAATTAAACTTCTTGCTAGATTAAGTTTGGCCCACTATACTATAGGAATTTGAAATCTCTTTCAGCACACAGCGTGGGTTTTCTTGGGTCCATAACGTGATTAAAGTGGGCTTGTGGATTTTACCACAGGCTGAGATAAACCATACTTGGCCCACCAATATGCTTATGGAGTTGTGCTAGAGTCACGGAAAAGTCCACAGAATTTTTCATTCCCAACTCAAATGTGAGTAAAAACACTCTGAAATTTTTTGGtgccatttatttattttatttttccaatttaaGCATAAAAGTCTCTTcctctatattaaaaaaaaaaaaaaaatgtgatggTTCGCTTGTAGCTTAATGGTTAGGGCCTCAACGTAGAGAGTGGCTTTGTTTATGACTATGAGGACTTGGATGAGTTTCTTAAAGGATGCTTTGGTTGGGCTCTATCTATGTTTACCTTTTTTAGGTCATGGTAAATATATCAGtgaagtttttaaaactatgtatGCATTTAGATatcgtttattttgttgaaaacttaaaactgaaaacaataaaaaataatttttcaattactATTCACTTTTAAAATTGCTGTTCATTTGCCTATTTGAAAACAAGAGGCgttgagcttaaaaaaaaaaaaaaaaatgatgcaaaCGTGAAACAAACGGACTCTATACCCTCACCCTCTTGGACTTTTTCCCTAGTGTCAATCTCAATTCTcaattgcccccccccccccctcctaaACTTTCACatgaagcaattttttttttttttttcaatttctaaattATTGTGCCATCAAACATGACAAAAAAGAGTATCTTGCATGCATATGTTATGAATCTCAAATTATGTTCAAAACTATGAAATAATACCAATCCTTGATAACTTGTTTATAATCATGAACAAaatcattatattttatgttaaataaattatttataactcaattttcttaTAACAGTTTTATATGATTATATACATAGATTCTAAAAGAAGCTAGAGACAAATGATACCCTTTTGGTTGACATGtggaaatgaaatgaaatagaCTAAATTGAAAGTTCAGGGGCAAAATACCTCAACTAGAAGTGCAATGGATAATTGATACAAGGAACTAAGATATTTCCCATCTTAATTGATGGATTTCTTCAAATGATGTGAACgcttagtttaaaaaaaaaaaaaactaaactaaactaaactaaaaaaaaaaaaaaaaaaaaaaaaaaaaaaaaaaaaaaaaaacgtcttCACTCCTCTGTTGGCTCTCTATATGGCTTAAAATTACATGACAAAGCAGGGTGGAAATTTTATGCAAggcctttaatatgtaaatattaattaaaaaattacttaatactaatcaaatcaaagttaatttgatacattaaatacataatttaataaataataccAGCTAaactaatattaattaatttcatatagtGAATTGAATATCATAATTGAACcatgaatataaataaaaagatatagaaaTATATCacgattaaaaaatatattttattttggatatatgaTGATGCATTGTTAAGAAAGGTTgtgatataatttttaattttatatcttgtttttaagagagagagatagatattatttagTGTGTGGTTTTGTAGGACGTCAGtttccaaaaattaaagtctcaaactattaggggagattaatttataattgataatttaacaaaattgcaacattttttttgaaatattttagggttctATTGTTCTCGTATtttgagagtcttaatagaaataaaaaggaaaaatgcgcCATAAGCATTATAAAAACaacctttaaaaattttatattatctttaatatcactaattaaaaaaaaaatgcagaaccattaaatatatatatatatatatatatataattttctagaaaattggACCTTTAACTACAGAAACTGGGGTCTTTTTTCCTGAggggaattttgtttttttggtggggccttaggcctaggcctaacttgTCTAGGCCTTGGGCCGGCCCTGTGGCAAAGGCAGCAAAACAATCttgttctcaaattttgaaacagAATGAAAATGGTTccattttcacacatttaaaaggAATCCGTTAATTGGAGCAGAAAATATATTTGCTTTCTCTATGAGAGAGAGGGATAGAGAGAGGAACACCAACAGAATGGCATTTTCAATGGTAAACTacaagaaattgaaaatgagcattgttttatcattttatgcaTTACTTTCTTTTGCAAATATATTCTCCAATTCTATAAATTGTTTGTGAAAAATCAAATGAACACAACCCtgacaaagaatttaaaaaaacgagagagagagagagagagagagacgaagcCATTCTCATCTGGTTAACTGTTACGTCCAAATTAGTAGCATTTTCATGGaatgtattttcctttcttttgttttgtcatCCTCCCCTATCTCATCTGGTTAACTGGTATGTCCAGTCAGGGACGGAGCCATTCTTTCGCTTCATGCCCCCACCTCCCCcccaaattttggaaaataagaGTATATATATAGGCACTTACAAATTTGAGCAATTTTGCCCATATTAGATTAGACTTGCCCCCCTCAACAAAATCTTTGACCCctttaaacaaaatgaaaaagccTAAGAAACttttacaaatctaaaatcccaaacaaaacaaattggtaaactcaaaaaattagcccaacaacaTAGACTAATAAAAAAGCTAAAGAAATTTGAGCACAATCAGCCAATTTACCAAAACATTAGCCTAGcccttaaaatttttgaaacaaaaccaaTCTGATCTCAAATCATTCCATCAAATTttcccccccccaaaaaaaaaaaccttaacctAGAGAGAGACACTAGCATTGAGACGTGAGACAGAGGGAGTGATGGCTAAGACCAAAATGCTGCAGTACCACACGGCACTTTGGTACCAAATTTGCTTCTGAGAGAGACCAAATCGCTCTCTCATCTTTGCTGAGATAGAGGCAGAGCATATTTTCTCTTATACTCTCTctgtaactctctctctctttaactttattttttgtggtaGCTAAATGAAGTCTCACTATTTCTATTACTTTAACTCTGTTTTATTGTTCGGAGTTTGTACCGATGTACtgggtgtttttattttaatattttttatgaaccACCCATGTGCTGACTAGGTGATATTGTTTTTTATAACATATATGCGCTGCtgtgttcttttattttattttttatttttttttattttttaaaaaacatatgCATGTATGAATAAAGAAGCaacaatatcaataaaaaatattttttaccgTCTATCATTCTAGCTATTTATATGAATTCTTGCAATACAAAActgtcaaataaattttttttttttttaactaagaGTAACAAATGATACAatatagataaataattaatggttttgcttgtcttttagtgtatttttcaaaaagttgagatggtttgaaattttaatagttagttgttaatatttaataaaGTTGGTTGATTGCAGTGTTGTGCTATGCTTAGTGTCATTTTTTACAAACAATTTTATGTTACGAAACAATTTTATGTATGAATTCAATTATAAATGATTTCTAAGATTTAAAAAACCATTGAGTTCCTTTTTCATAGATAATTACATTGTTAATACTAAATGGATGTTATTAGGActtttataatgattttttttcctatatttcgCCCCCTCTAACTTGAACTCCTGGCTCCGTCCTTGCATCCAATAATTCATTTTGATGTGCATGACACCTGGGTGCATGGTGTAAGGGATCAAGAATTGAAATCCTATATTGGATTCAAACAAATATCTTAATTAAAGACTCTTTCACAAGAATTTTCAAGATGTGCACTCTAAAGCATttgtgttttgtcttttgtgcTAGTAAAAGTGAACAAGGGATAAGTCATGCCAGCTTCGTATTCTTGATTCCATCACTGATTAAATTACTCCAACAAAAGGATCAAAGCAAAAATGTTTCCCATTTGACACACGCCCTGTAAACACATGAATCTTTTTTACAGACTTGTGCGTATATTCCTTGTCACTTGCAACCAAGATGGAGATTCGGACTCATTGGGCAAGTTACTCTCAAATCCTTGCCAATGTTCTTTTCATTTCAGGAGCACTCACAGCAGTGTCACTGGCTTCAATCTTTCTGCCACAATTTCTTGGCTGGTTATTTCTCATCATATGGGCTTTTCTGCCTGTTATTATTGCAAGCCACTTTCCTATGTTTACATACAGGTGGATTTTCCTAATAAGAATTATGGAGGCTATTTACTCCATATGTAACATTTCAAGTAGACTTATGGGACACATAATAGTGCAGTAAAGAAGTTTGTCTATGTGATATTAGGCTATTAGGGAGGGtgtagacatcaaaatttttatgatGTATCCACAACCGTCCAATTGATCAtgattgaatattttttattaaattaatttccaATTGATGATGTGGACAATATCAATAAATGAAATCAAGCCATGTGGCAACATTAAATGAAGAAAGCCATGTGGCAACGTCAAAAGAAAAAGCTTATATGAAAGGTTCTTATAAAATGGaaaaccaaattaaattcataattcataattaaCTCTCAATAAATACTgagaaaaaattccaaatcaaatGGTATTGAATTGCCTATAAATAGGGGAAATTATGATGTACTCCCGGAATACTATA includes the following:
- the LOC115984849 gene encoding zinc finger MYM-type protein 1-like, yielding MSKELENNRLRLKTSIECGRWLAFQTCAFRGHDKSLDSKNRGNFIELIKFTSTFNDKVASVVLENAPGNAKYTSPTIQKEILHILASNVRNAICKEIGDAKFCILVDEAWDESKREQMAIILRFVDKEGFIKERFFHVVHVRDTTTLTLKNEICAVLSHYNLHIENIQGQGYDGASNMRGEWNGLQALFLKDCPYAFFVHCIAHRLQLTLVTASREVKDVHQFFDHLVNIINIVVGFSKHNDELQHAQAEQVENMIASNEIETGRGANQWYFATSWRY